The Myotis daubentonii chromosome 9, mMyoDau2.1, whole genome shotgun sequence genome has a segment encoding these proteins:
- the INPPL1 gene encoding phosphatidylinositol 3,4,5-trisphosphate 5-phosphatase 2 isoform X1 — protein sequence MASAGGALGPGGTGSGGALGSPAPAWYHRDLSRAAAEELLARAGRDGSFLVRDSESVAGAFALCVLYQKHVHTYRILPDGEDFLAVQTSQGVPVRRFQTLGELIGLYAQPNQGLVCALLLPVEREREPDPQDDRDASDGEDEKPPLPPRSGSTSTCASVGPSSPPPAPETPTTPAAESAPNGLSTVSHEYLKGSYGLDLEAVRSGASNLPHLTRTLATSCRRLHSEVDKVLSGLEILSKVFDQQSSPMVTRLLQQQNSPQTGEQELESLVLKLSVLKDFLSGIQKKALKALQDISSTAPPAPLQPCTRKAKTIPVQAFEVKLDVTLGDLTKIGKSQKFTLSVDVEGGRLVLLRRQRDSQEDWTTFTHDRIRQLIKSQRVQNKLGVVFEKEKDRTQRKDFIFVSARKREAFCQLLQLMKNKHSKQDEPDMISVFIGTWNMGSVPPPKNVTSWFTSKGLGKTLDEVTVAIPHDIYVFGTQENSVCDREWLDLLRGGLKELTDLDYRPIAMQSLWNIKVAVLVKPEHENRISHVSTSSVKTGIANTLGNKGAVGVSFMFNGTSFGFVNCHLTSGNEKTARRNQNYLDILRLLSLGDRQLSAFDISLRFTHLFWFGDLNYRLDMDIQEILNYISRKEFEPLLRVDQLNLEREKHKVFLRFSEEEISFPPTYRYERGSRDTYAWHKQKPTGVRTNVPSWCDRILWKSYPETHIICNSYGCTDDIVTSDHSPVFGTFEVGVTSQFISKKGLSKTSDQAYIEFESIEAIVKTASRTKFFIEFYSTCLEEYKKSFENDAQSSDNINFLKVQWSSRQLPTLKPILADIEYLQDQHLLLTVKSMDGYESYGECVVALKSMIGSTAQQFLTFLSHRGEETGNIRGSMKVRVPTERLGTRERLYEWISIDKDEAGTKGKTPSVSRGSQEPRSGSRKPGPAEAFCPLSKLFEEPEKPPPTGRPPAPPRATPREEPLTPRLKPEGAPEPEGVAAPPPKNSFNNPAYYVLEGVPHQLLPPEPPPPARALVPPATKNKVAITVPAPQLGRHRPPRVGEGSSSDEEPGGTLPPPDFPPPPLPDSAIFLPPSLDPLPGPVARGRSGVEARGPPPPKAHPRPPLPPGPSPTSTFLGEVASGDDRSCSVLQMAKTLSEVDYAPAGPGRSVLLPGPLELQPPRGLPSDYGRPLSFPPPRIRESIQEDLAEEAPCPCPCPQSGRAGGLGEAGMGAWLRAIGLERYEEGLVHNGWDDLEFLSDITEEDLEEAGVQDPAHKRLLLDTLQLSK from the exons GTACCAGAAGCATGTGCACACATATCGAATTCTGCCTGATGGAGAAGACTTCCTGGCTGTGCAG ACCTCGCAGGGTGTGCCTGTGCGCCGCTTCCAGACCCTGGGCGAGCTCATTGGCCTGTATGCCcagcccaaccagggcctggtgTGCGCCCTGCTGCTGCCTGTGGAGCGAGAGCGAGAGCCAGACCCGCAAGACGACCGCGATGCCTCAG ATGGGGAGGATGAGAAGCCCCCGCTGCCCCCACGCTCTGGCTCCACCAGCACTTGTGCCTCTGTGGGGCCCAGCagccccccaccagcccctgaGACCCCCACAACTCCGGCTGCTGAGAG TGCTCCCAATGGGTTGAGCACTGTCTCGCATGAGTACCTGAAGGGCAGCTACGGGCTGGACCTGGAGGCTGTTCGGAGTGGAGCCAGCAACCTGCCCCACCTCACCCGCACTCTTGCCACCTCATGCCGGAGGCTACACAG TGAGGTGGATAAGGTCCTGTCTGGCCTGGAAATTCTGTCCAAGGTGTTTGACCAGCAGAGCTCACCCATGGTGACCCGCCTTTTGCAGCAACAG AACTCACCACAGACCGGGGAGCAGGAACTAGAGAGCCTGGTGCTGAAACTGTCAGTGTTAAAGGACTTCCTGTCAGGCATCCAGAAGAAG GCCCTGAAGGCCCTTCAGGACATAAGTTCCACGGCCCCCCCGGCTCCACTGCAGCCATGCACACGTAAGGCCAAGACCATCCCTGTGCAGGCCTTTGAG GTGAAGCTGGATGTGACCCTGGGTGATCTGACCAAGATTGGGAAATCACAGAAGTTCACGCTGAGCGTGGATGTCGAGGGCGGGCGGCTGGTGTTGCTGCGGAGACAGCGAGACTCACAGGAAGACTGGACAACCTTCACACATGACCGCA TCCGCCAGCTCATTAAGTCTCAGCGTGTCCAGAACAAGCTGGGTGTCGTGTTTGAGAAGGAGAAGGACCGGACACAGCGCAAGGACTTCATCTTTGTCAGTGCCCGG AAGCGGGAGGCCTTCTGCCAGCTGCTACAGCTCATGAAGAACAAGCACTCGAAGCAGGATGAGCCCGACATGATCTCTGTCTTCATAGGCACCTGGAACATGG GAAGTGTGCCTCCTCCGAAAAATGTGACATCTTGGTTCACATCGAAGGGACTGGGGAAGACCCTGGATGAGGTCACAGTTGCCATACCCCATGACATCTATGTTTTTGGGACCCAGGAGAACTCGGTGTGTGACCGAGAATGGCTGGACCTGCTACGCGGGggcctcaaggagctcacagatCTGGATTACCGCCCG ATTGCCATGCAGTCCCTGTGGAACATTAAGGTGGCTGTGCTGGTCAAGCCAGAGCACGAGAACCGCATCAGCCATGTCAGTACCTCCAGCGTGAAGACTGGCATTGCCAACACCCTGG GAAACAAGGGGGCTGTGGGCGTCTCCTTCATGTTCAATGGCACTTCATTTGGCTTTGTGAATTGCCACCTCACCTCAGGAAATGAGAAGACTGCTCG GCGGAACCAGAACTACCTGGACATCCTGCGGCTGCTCTCTCTGGGCGACCGCCAGCTCAGTGCCTTTGACATCTCTCTGCGTTTCACTCACCTCTTCTGGTTTGGGGACCTCAACTACCGTCTGGACATGGATATCCAG GAGATCCTGAACTATATCAGCAGAAAGGAGTTTGAGCCCCTGCTCAGGGTGGACCAGCTCAACTTGGAGCGGGAGAAGCACAAGGTCTTCCTCCGATTCA GTGAAGAGGAGATCTCCTTCCCGCCCACCTACCGCTACGAGCGAGGTTCCCGGGATACATATGCCTGGCATAAGCAGAAGCCAACTGGG GTCCGGACCAACGTGCCTTCATGGTGTGACCGGATTCTCTGGAAATCCTACCCTGAGACCCACATCATCTGCAATTCCTATG GTTGCACTGATGACATTGTCACCAGCGACCACTCCCCCGTGTTTGGGACATTTGAGGTTGGAGTTACCTCTCAGTTCATTTCCAAGAAAG GGCTCTCGAAGACTTCAGACCAGGCCTACATTGAGTTTGAGAGCATCGAGGCCATTGTGAAAACGGCCAGCCGCACCAAGTTCTTCATTGAGTTCTACTCTACCTGCCTGGAGG AGTACAAGAAGAGCTTTGAGAACGATGCCCAGAGCAGTGATAACATCAACTTCCTCAAAGTGCAGTGGTCTTCACGCCAGCTGCCCACG CTCAAGCCCATTCTGGCTGACATCGAGTACCTGCAGGACCAGCACCTGCTGCTCACAGTGAAGTCCATGGATGGCTATGAATCCTatg GGGAGTGTGTGGTGGCGCTCAAGTCCATGATTGGCAGCACGGCCCAGCAGTTCCTGACCTTCCTGTCCCACCGTGGCGAGGAGACAGGCAACATCCGTGGCTCCATGAAGGTGCGGGTGCCCACAGAGCGCCTGGGCACCCGTGAGCGACTTTACG AGTGGATCAGCATTGATAAGGATGAGGCAGGAACAAAGGGCAAAACCCCCTCTGTGTCCCGAGGCAGCCAAGAGCCCAG GTCAGGGAGCCGAAAGCCAGGCCCCGCAGAGGCCTTCTGCCCACTGTCCAAGTTATTCGAAGAACCAGAGAAACCACCACCAACTGGGAGGCCACCAGCCCCTCCTCGAGCTACTCCCCGGGAGGAGCCCTTGACCCCCAG GTTGAAGCCAGAGGGGGCTCCAGAGCCCGAAGGGGTGGCAGCTCCTCCGCCCAAGAACAGCTTCAATAACCCTGCCTACTACGTCCTTGAAGGGGTCCCACACCAGCTGCTGCCCCCAGAGCCACCTCCGCCTGCCAGGGCCCTTGTCCCACCTGCCACCAAGAACAAGGTGGCCATCACAGTGCCTGCTCCACAGCTTGGTCGCCACCGGCCTCCCCGTGTGGGAGAGGGGAGCTCCTCAGATGAGGAGCCCGGGGGTACACTGCCCCCTCCAGACTTtccacccccaccactgccagACTCGGCCATCTTCCTGCCTCCAAGCCTGGATCCTTTGCCAGGGCCAGTGGCCCGGGGTCGCAGTGGGGTTGAGGCCCGTGGCCCACCACCCCCTAAGGCCCATCCAAGACCCCCACTGCCCCCAGGTCCCTCACCCACTAGCACTTTCCTGGGTGAGGTAGCCAGTGGGGACGATCGCTCCTGCTCGGTGCTGCAGATGGCCAAGACACTGAGTGAGGTGGACTACGCGCCTGCTGGGCCTGGCCGCTCAGTGCTCCTGCCAGGGCCCCTGGAGCTGCAGCCACCCAGGGGACTGCCCTCAGACTATGGCCGGCCGCTCAGCTTCCCTCCACCTCGCATCCGAGAGAGCATCCAGGAGGACCTGGCGGAGGAG GCTCCGTGCCCGTGCCCGTGCCCGCAGAGCGGGCGGGCCGGCGGGCTGGGTGAGGCGGGCATGGGCGCCTGGCTGCGGGCCATCGGCTTGGAGCGCTATGAGGAGGGCCTGGTGCACAATGGCTGGGACGACCTGGAGTTTCTCAG CGACATCACCGAGGAGGAcctggaggaggctggggtgcAGGACCCGGCTCACAAGCGCCTCCTTCTGGACACCCTGCAGCTCAGCAAGTGA
- the INPPL1 gene encoding phosphatidylinositol 3,4,5-trisphosphate 5-phosphatase 2 isoform X2 → MAASWSETARAWRAPSRSASCTRSMCTHIEFCLMEKTSWLCRPRRVCLCAASRPWASSLACMPSPTRAWCAPCCCLWSESESQTRKTTAMPQVPPDGEDEKPPLPPRSGSTSTCASVGPSSPPPAPETPTTPAAESAPNGLSTVSHEYLKGSYGLDLEAVRSGASNLPHLTRTLATSCRRLHSEVDKVLSGLEILSKVFDQQSSPMVTRLLQQQNSPQTGEQELESLVLKLSVLKDFLSGIQKKALKALQDISSTAPPAPLQPCTRKAKTIPVQAFEVKLDVTLGDLTKIGKSQKFTLSVDVEGGRLVLLRRQRDSQEDWTTFTHDRIRQLIKSQRVQNKLGVVFEKEKDRTQRKDFIFVSARKREAFCQLLQLMKNKHSKQDEPDMISVFIGTWNMGSVPPPKNVTSWFTSKGLGKTLDEVTVAIPHDIYVFGTQENSVCDREWLDLLRGGLKELTDLDYRPIAMQSLWNIKVAVLVKPEHENRISHVSTSSVKTGIANTLGNKGAVGVSFMFNGTSFGFVNCHLTSGNEKTARRNQNYLDILRLLSLGDRQLSAFDISLRFTHLFWFGDLNYRLDMDIQEILNYISRKEFEPLLRVDQLNLEREKHKVFLRFSEEEISFPPTYRYERGSRDTYAWHKQKPTGVRTNVPSWCDRILWKSYPETHIICNSYGCTDDIVTSDHSPVFGTFEVGVTSQFISKKGLSKTSDQAYIEFESIEAIVKTASRTKFFIEFYSTCLEEYKKSFENDAQSSDNINFLKVQWSSRQLPTLKPILADIEYLQDQHLLLTVKSMDGYESYGECVVALKSMIGSTAQQFLTFLSHRGEETGNIRGSMKVRVPTERLGTRERLYEWISIDKDEAGTKGKTPSVSRGSQEPRSGSRKPGPAEAFCPLSKLFEEPEKPPPTGRPPAPPRATPREEPLTPRLKPEGAPEPEGVAAPPPKNSFNNPAYYVLEGVPHQLLPPEPPPPARALVPPATKNKVAITVPAPQLGRHRPPRVGEGSSSDEEPGGTLPPPDFPPPPLPDSAIFLPPSLDPLPGPVARGRSGVEARGPPPPKAHPRPPLPPGPSPTSTFLGEVASGDDRSCSVLQMAKTLSEVDYAPAGPGRSVLLPGPLELQPPRGLPSDYGRPLSFPPPRIRESIQEDLAEEAPCPCPCPQSGRAGGLGEAGMGAWLRAIGLERYEEGLVHNGWDDLEFLSDITEEDLEEAGVQDPAHKRLLLDTLQLSK, encoded by the exons GTACCAGAAGCATGTGCACACATATCGAATTCTGCCTGATGGAGAAGACTTCCTGGCTGTGCAG ACCTCGCAGGGTGTGCCTGTGCGCCGCTTCCAGACCCTGGGCGAGCTCATTGGCCTGTATGCCcagcccaaccagggcctggtgTGCGCCCTGCTGCTGCCTGTGGAGCGAGAGCGAGAGCCAGACCCGCAAGACGACCGCGATGCCTCAGGTGCCACCCG ATGGGGAGGATGAGAAGCCCCCGCTGCCCCCACGCTCTGGCTCCACCAGCACTTGTGCCTCTGTGGGGCCCAGCagccccccaccagcccctgaGACCCCCACAACTCCGGCTGCTGAGAG TGCTCCCAATGGGTTGAGCACTGTCTCGCATGAGTACCTGAAGGGCAGCTACGGGCTGGACCTGGAGGCTGTTCGGAGTGGAGCCAGCAACCTGCCCCACCTCACCCGCACTCTTGCCACCTCATGCCGGAGGCTACACAG TGAGGTGGATAAGGTCCTGTCTGGCCTGGAAATTCTGTCCAAGGTGTTTGACCAGCAGAGCTCACCCATGGTGACCCGCCTTTTGCAGCAACAG AACTCACCACAGACCGGGGAGCAGGAACTAGAGAGCCTGGTGCTGAAACTGTCAGTGTTAAAGGACTTCCTGTCAGGCATCCAGAAGAAG GCCCTGAAGGCCCTTCAGGACATAAGTTCCACGGCCCCCCCGGCTCCACTGCAGCCATGCACACGTAAGGCCAAGACCATCCCTGTGCAGGCCTTTGAG GTGAAGCTGGATGTGACCCTGGGTGATCTGACCAAGATTGGGAAATCACAGAAGTTCACGCTGAGCGTGGATGTCGAGGGCGGGCGGCTGGTGTTGCTGCGGAGACAGCGAGACTCACAGGAAGACTGGACAACCTTCACACATGACCGCA TCCGCCAGCTCATTAAGTCTCAGCGTGTCCAGAACAAGCTGGGTGTCGTGTTTGAGAAGGAGAAGGACCGGACACAGCGCAAGGACTTCATCTTTGTCAGTGCCCGG AAGCGGGAGGCCTTCTGCCAGCTGCTACAGCTCATGAAGAACAAGCACTCGAAGCAGGATGAGCCCGACATGATCTCTGTCTTCATAGGCACCTGGAACATGG GAAGTGTGCCTCCTCCGAAAAATGTGACATCTTGGTTCACATCGAAGGGACTGGGGAAGACCCTGGATGAGGTCACAGTTGCCATACCCCATGACATCTATGTTTTTGGGACCCAGGAGAACTCGGTGTGTGACCGAGAATGGCTGGACCTGCTACGCGGGggcctcaaggagctcacagatCTGGATTACCGCCCG ATTGCCATGCAGTCCCTGTGGAACATTAAGGTGGCTGTGCTGGTCAAGCCAGAGCACGAGAACCGCATCAGCCATGTCAGTACCTCCAGCGTGAAGACTGGCATTGCCAACACCCTGG GAAACAAGGGGGCTGTGGGCGTCTCCTTCATGTTCAATGGCACTTCATTTGGCTTTGTGAATTGCCACCTCACCTCAGGAAATGAGAAGACTGCTCG GCGGAACCAGAACTACCTGGACATCCTGCGGCTGCTCTCTCTGGGCGACCGCCAGCTCAGTGCCTTTGACATCTCTCTGCGTTTCACTCACCTCTTCTGGTTTGGGGACCTCAACTACCGTCTGGACATGGATATCCAG GAGATCCTGAACTATATCAGCAGAAAGGAGTTTGAGCCCCTGCTCAGGGTGGACCAGCTCAACTTGGAGCGGGAGAAGCACAAGGTCTTCCTCCGATTCA GTGAAGAGGAGATCTCCTTCCCGCCCACCTACCGCTACGAGCGAGGTTCCCGGGATACATATGCCTGGCATAAGCAGAAGCCAACTGGG GTCCGGACCAACGTGCCTTCATGGTGTGACCGGATTCTCTGGAAATCCTACCCTGAGACCCACATCATCTGCAATTCCTATG GTTGCACTGATGACATTGTCACCAGCGACCACTCCCCCGTGTTTGGGACATTTGAGGTTGGAGTTACCTCTCAGTTCATTTCCAAGAAAG GGCTCTCGAAGACTTCAGACCAGGCCTACATTGAGTTTGAGAGCATCGAGGCCATTGTGAAAACGGCCAGCCGCACCAAGTTCTTCATTGAGTTCTACTCTACCTGCCTGGAGG AGTACAAGAAGAGCTTTGAGAACGATGCCCAGAGCAGTGATAACATCAACTTCCTCAAAGTGCAGTGGTCTTCACGCCAGCTGCCCACG CTCAAGCCCATTCTGGCTGACATCGAGTACCTGCAGGACCAGCACCTGCTGCTCACAGTGAAGTCCATGGATGGCTATGAATCCTatg GGGAGTGTGTGGTGGCGCTCAAGTCCATGATTGGCAGCACGGCCCAGCAGTTCCTGACCTTCCTGTCCCACCGTGGCGAGGAGACAGGCAACATCCGTGGCTCCATGAAGGTGCGGGTGCCCACAGAGCGCCTGGGCACCCGTGAGCGACTTTACG AGTGGATCAGCATTGATAAGGATGAGGCAGGAACAAAGGGCAAAACCCCCTCTGTGTCCCGAGGCAGCCAAGAGCCCAG GTCAGGGAGCCGAAAGCCAGGCCCCGCAGAGGCCTTCTGCCCACTGTCCAAGTTATTCGAAGAACCAGAGAAACCACCACCAACTGGGAGGCCACCAGCCCCTCCTCGAGCTACTCCCCGGGAGGAGCCCTTGACCCCCAG GTTGAAGCCAGAGGGGGCTCCAGAGCCCGAAGGGGTGGCAGCTCCTCCGCCCAAGAACAGCTTCAATAACCCTGCCTACTACGTCCTTGAAGGGGTCCCACACCAGCTGCTGCCCCCAGAGCCACCTCCGCCTGCCAGGGCCCTTGTCCCACCTGCCACCAAGAACAAGGTGGCCATCACAGTGCCTGCTCCACAGCTTGGTCGCCACCGGCCTCCCCGTGTGGGAGAGGGGAGCTCCTCAGATGAGGAGCCCGGGGGTACACTGCCCCCTCCAGACTTtccacccccaccactgccagACTCGGCCATCTTCCTGCCTCCAAGCCTGGATCCTTTGCCAGGGCCAGTGGCCCGGGGTCGCAGTGGGGTTGAGGCCCGTGGCCCACCACCCCCTAAGGCCCATCCAAGACCCCCACTGCCCCCAGGTCCCTCACCCACTAGCACTTTCCTGGGTGAGGTAGCCAGTGGGGACGATCGCTCCTGCTCGGTGCTGCAGATGGCCAAGACACTGAGTGAGGTGGACTACGCGCCTGCTGGGCCTGGCCGCTCAGTGCTCCTGCCAGGGCCCCTGGAGCTGCAGCCACCCAGGGGACTGCCCTCAGACTATGGCCGGCCGCTCAGCTTCCCTCCACCTCGCATCCGAGAGAGCATCCAGGAGGACCTGGCGGAGGAG GCTCCGTGCCCGTGCCCGTGCCCGCAGAGCGGGCGGGCCGGCGGGCTGGGTGAGGCGGGCATGGGCGCCTGGCTGCGGGCCATCGGCTTGGAGCGCTATGAGGAGGGCCTGGTGCACAATGGCTGGGACGACCTGGAGTTTCTCAG CGACATCACCGAGGAGGAcctggaggaggctggggtgcAGGACCCGGCTCACAAGCGCCTCCTTCTGGACACCCTGCAGCTCAGCAAGTGA
- the INPPL1 gene encoding phosphatidylinositol 3,4,5-trisphosphate 5-phosphatase 2 isoform X3: protein MASAGGALGPGGTGSGGALGSPAPAWYHRDLSRAAAEELLARAGRDGSFLVRDSESVAGAFALCVLYQKHVHTYRILPDGEDFLAVQTSQGVPVRRFQTLGELIGLYAQPNQGLVCALLLPVEREREPDPQDDRDASDGEDEKPPLPPRSGSTSTCASVGPSSPPPAPETPTTPAAESAPNGLSTVSHEYLKGSYGLDLEAVRSGASNLPHLTRTLATSCRRLHSEVDKVLSGLEILSKVFDQQSSPMVTRLLQQQNSPQTGEQELESLVLKLSVLKDFLSGIQKKALKALQDISSTAPPAPLQPCTRKAKTIPVQAFEVKLDVTLGDLTKIGKSQKFTLSVDVEGGRLVLLRRQRDSQEDWTTFTHDRIRQLIKSQRVQNKLGVVFEKEKDRTQRKDFIFVSARKREAFCQLLQLMKNKHSKQDEPDMISVFIGTWNMGSVPPPKNVTSWFTSKGLGKTLDEVTVAIPHDIYVFGTQENSVCDREWLDLLRGGLKELTDLDYRPIAMQSLWNIKVAVLVKPEHENRISHVSTSSVKTGIANTLGNKGAVGVSFMFNGTSFGFVNCHLTSGNEKTARRNQNYLDILRLLSLGDRQLSAFDISLRFTHLFWFGDLNYRLDMDIQEILNYISRKEFEPLLRVDQLNLEREKHKVFLRFSEEEISFPPTYRYERGSRDTYAWHKQKPTGVRTNVPSWCDRILWKSYPETHIICNSYGCTDDIVTSDHSPVFGTFEVGVTSQFISKKGLSKTSDQAYIEFESIEAIVKTASRTKFFIEFYSTCLEEYKKSFENDAQSSDNINFLKVQWSSRQLPTLKPILADIEYLQDQHLLLTVKSMDGYESYGECVVALKSMIGSTAQQFLTFLSHRGEETGNIRGSMKVRVPTERLGTRERLYEWISIDKDEAGTKGKTPSVSRGSQEPRSGSRKPGPAEAFCPLSKLFEEPEKPPPTGRPPAPPRATPREEPLTPRLKPEGAPEPEGVAAPPPKNSFNNPAYYVLEGVPHQLLPPEPPPPARALVPPATKNKVAITVPAPQLGRHRPPRVGEGSSSDEEPGGTLPPPDFPPPPLPDSAIFLPPSLDPLPGPVARGRSGVEARGPPPPKAHPRPPLPPGPSPTSTFLGEVASGDDRSCSVLQMAKTLSEVDYAPAGPGRSVLLPGPLELQPPRGLPSDYGRPLSFPPPRIRESIQEDLAEERHHRGGPGGGWGAGPGSQAPPSGHPAAQQVIAVAL from the exons GTACCAGAAGCATGTGCACACATATCGAATTCTGCCTGATGGAGAAGACTTCCTGGCTGTGCAG ACCTCGCAGGGTGTGCCTGTGCGCCGCTTCCAGACCCTGGGCGAGCTCATTGGCCTGTATGCCcagcccaaccagggcctggtgTGCGCCCTGCTGCTGCCTGTGGAGCGAGAGCGAGAGCCAGACCCGCAAGACGACCGCGATGCCTCAG ATGGGGAGGATGAGAAGCCCCCGCTGCCCCCACGCTCTGGCTCCACCAGCACTTGTGCCTCTGTGGGGCCCAGCagccccccaccagcccctgaGACCCCCACAACTCCGGCTGCTGAGAG TGCTCCCAATGGGTTGAGCACTGTCTCGCATGAGTACCTGAAGGGCAGCTACGGGCTGGACCTGGAGGCTGTTCGGAGTGGAGCCAGCAACCTGCCCCACCTCACCCGCACTCTTGCCACCTCATGCCGGAGGCTACACAG TGAGGTGGATAAGGTCCTGTCTGGCCTGGAAATTCTGTCCAAGGTGTTTGACCAGCAGAGCTCACCCATGGTGACCCGCCTTTTGCAGCAACAG AACTCACCACAGACCGGGGAGCAGGAACTAGAGAGCCTGGTGCTGAAACTGTCAGTGTTAAAGGACTTCCTGTCAGGCATCCAGAAGAAG GCCCTGAAGGCCCTTCAGGACATAAGTTCCACGGCCCCCCCGGCTCCACTGCAGCCATGCACACGTAAGGCCAAGACCATCCCTGTGCAGGCCTTTGAG GTGAAGCTGGATGTGACCCTGGGTGATCTGACCAAGATTGGGAAATCACAGAAGTTCACGCTGAGCGTGGATGTCGAGGGCGGGCGGCTGGTGTTGCTGCGGAGACAGCGAGACTCACAGGAAGACTGGACAACCTTCACACATGACCGCA TCCGCCAGCTCATTAAGTCTCAGCGTGTCCAGAACAAGCTGGGTGTCGTGTTTGAGAAGGAGAAGGACCGGACACAGCGCAAGGACTTCATCTTTGTCAGTGCCCGG AAGCGGGAGGCCTTCTGCCAGCTGCTACAGCTCATGAAGAACAAGCACTCGAAGCAGGATGAGCCCGACATGATCTCTGTCTTCATAGGCACCTGGAACATGG GAAGTGTGCCTCCTCCGAAAAATGTGACATCTTGGTTCACATCGAAGGGACTGGGGAAGACCCTGGATGAGGTCACAGTTGCCATACCCCATGACATCTATGTTTTTGGGACCCAGGAGAACTCGGTGTGTGACCGAGAATGGCTGGACCTGCTACGCGGGggcctcaaggagctcacagatCTGGATTACCGCCCG ATTGCCATGCAGTCCCTGTGGAACATTAAGGTGGCTGTGCTGGTCAAGCCAGAGCACGAGAACCGCATCAGCCATGTCAGTACCTCCAGCGTGAAGACTGGCATTGCCAACACCCTGG GAAACAAGGGGGCTGTGGGCGTCTCCTTCATGTTCAATGGCACTTCATTTGGCTTTGTGAATTGCCACCTCACCTCAGGAAATGAGAAGACTGCTCG GCGGAACCAGAACTACCTGGACATCCTGCGGCTGCTCTCTCTGGGCGACCGCCAGCTCAGTGCCTTTGACATCTCTCTGCGTTTCACTCACCTCTTCTGGTTTGGGGACCTCAACTACCGTCTGGACATGGATATCCAG GAGATCCTGAACTATATCAGCAGAAAGGAGTTTGAGCCCCTGCTCAGGGTGGACCAGCTCAACTTGGAGCGGGAGAAGCACAAGGTCTTCCTCCGATTCA GTGAAGAGGAGATCTCCTTCCCGCCCACCTACCGCTACGAGCGAGGTTCCCGGGATACATATGCCTGGCATAAGCAGAAGCCAACTGGG GTCCGGACCAACGTGCCTTCATGGTGTGACCGGATTCTCTGGAAATCCTACCCTGAGACCCACATCATCTGCAATTCCTATG GTTGCACTGATGACATTGTCACCAGCGACCACTCCCCCGTGTTTGGGACATTTGAGGTTGGAGTTACCTCTCAGTTCATTTCCAAGAAAG GGCTCTCGAAGACTTCAGACCAGGCCTACATTGAGTTTGAGAGCATCGAGGCCATTGTGAAAACGGCCAGCCGCACCAAGTTCTTCATTGAGTTCTACTCTACCTGCCTGGAGG AGTACAAGAAGAGCTTTGAGAACGATGCCCAGAGCAGTGATAACATCAACTTCCTCAAAGTGCAGTGGTCTTCACGCCAGCTGCCCACG CTCAAGCCCATTCTGGCTGACATCGAGTACCTGCAGGACCAGCACCTGCTGCTCACAGTGAAGTCCATGGATGGCTATGAATCCTatg GGGAGTGTGTGGTGGCGCTCAAGTCCATGATTGGCAGCACGGCCCAGCAGTTCCTGACCTTCCTGTCCCACCGTGGCGAGGAGACAGGCAACATCCGTGGCTCCATGAAGGTGCGGGTGCCCACAGAGCGCCTGGGCACCCGTGAGCGACTTTACG AGTGGATCAGCATTGATAAGGATGAGGCAGGAACAAAGGGCAAAACCCCCTCTGTGTCCCGAGGCAGCCAAGAGCCCAG GTCAGGGAGCCGAAAGCCAGGCCCCGCAGAGGCCTTCTGCCCACTGTCCAAGTTATTCGAAGAACCAGAGAAACCACCACCAACTGGGAGGCCACCAGCCCCTCCTCGAGCTACTCCCCGGGAGGAGCCCTTGACCCCCAG GTTGAAGCCAGAGGGGGCTCCAGAGCCCGAAGGGGTGGCAGCTCCTCCGCCCAAGAACAGCTTCAATAACCCTGCCTACTACGTCCTTGAAGGGGTCCCACACCAGCTGCTGCCCCCAGAGCCACCTCCGCCTGCCAGGGCCCTTGTCCCACCTGCCACCAAGAACAAGGTGGCCATCACAGTGCCTGCTCCACAGCTTGGTCGCCACCGGCCTCCCCGTGTGGGAGAGGGGAGCTCCTCAGATGAGGAGCCCGGGGGTACACTGCCCCCTCCAGACTTtccacccccaccactgccagACTCGGCCATCTTCCTGCCTCCAAGCCTGGATCCTTTGCCAGGGCCAGTGGCCCGGGGTCGCAGTGGGGTTGAGGCCCGTGGCCCACCACCCCCTAAGGCCCATCCAAGACCCCCACTGCCCCCAGGTCCCTCACCCACTAGCACTTTCCTGGGTGAGGTAGCCAGTGGGGACGATCGCTCCTGCTCGGTGCTGCAGATGGCCAAGACACTGAGTGAGGTGGACTACGCGCCTGCTGGGCCTGGCCGCTCAGTGCTCCTGCCAGGGCCCCTGGAGCTGCAGCCACCCAGGGGACTGCCCTCAGACTATGGCCGGCCGCTCAGCTTCCCTCCACCTCGCATCCGAGAGAGCATCCAGGAGGACCTGGCGGAGGAG CGACATCACCGAGGAGGAcctggaggaggctggggtgcAGGACCCGGCTCACAAGCGCCTCCTTCTGGACACCCTGCAGCTCAGCAAGTGATAGCGGTGGCACTGTGA